One segment of Streptomyces sp. TG1A-8 DNA contains the following:
- a CDS encoding RNA degradosome polyphosphate kinase, protein MSQSETPAEVQHVQPSVGSIAAHRPHTVAAVVSDLEPDIDADLDGYEEAPNDGTPLPQGRFLDRERSWLAFNERVLELAEDPHTPLLERANFLAIFASNLDEFFMVRVAGLKRRIATGVATRSASGLQPREVLEMIWARSRELMARHAACYHEDVAPALAEEGIHLVRWNELAEKEQARLFTLFRHQIFPVLTPLAVDPAHPFPYISGLSLNLAVVVRNPVSGHKHFARVKVPPLLSRFLESSPGRYVPVEDVIAAHLEELFPGMEVLEHHAFRLTRNEDLEVEEDDAENLLQALEKELMRRRFGPPVRLEVEESIDREVLDLLVRELKISEAEVYPLPGPLDLTGLFRIHSLDRPELKYPKFVAGTHRDLAEVESASAPDIFAALRKRDVLLHHPYDSFSTSVQAFLEQAAADPDVLAIKQTLYRTSGDSPIVDALIDAAESGKQVLVLVEIKARFDEHANIKWARKLEEAGCHVVYGLVGLKTHCKLSLVVRQEGETLCRYSHVGTGNYHPKTARLYEDLGLLTADPQVGADLSDLFNRLSGYSRRETYRRLLVAPKSLRDGLIARIEKEAQHHRAGRPAFVRIKVNSMVDEAVIDACYRASQAGVPVDVWVRGICAVRPGVAGLSENIRVRSILGRFLEHSRVFAFGNGGEPEVWIGSADMMHRNLDRRIEALVRVTDPGHRAALNRLLDTGMSDTTASWHLGPDGEWTRHAADADGQPLRNVQEMLIDARRRRRGTATP, encoded by the coding sequence ATGAGCCAGTCAGAGACCCCGGCAGAGGTACAGCACGTCCAGCCCTCCGTGGGCTCCATCGCCGCGCACCGCCCGCACACCGTGGCCGCCGTGGTGTCCGACCTGGAACCCGACATCGACGCCGACCTCGACGGCTACGAGGAGGCGCCGAACGACGGCACGCCCCTGCCGCAGGGGCGCTTCCTCGACCGGGAACGCAGCTGGCTCGCCTTCAACGAGCGCGTCCTGGAACTGGCCGAGGACCCGCACACGCCCCTGCTGGAGCGCGCGAACTTCCTGGCCATCTTCGCCAGCAACCTGGACGAGTTCTTCATGGTCCGGGTGGCCGGCCTCAAGCGCCGCATCGCCACCGGCGTCGCCACCCGCTCCGCCTCCGGCCTGCAGCCCCGCGAGGTGCTGGAGATGATCTGGGCCCGCTCCCGCGAGCTGATGGCCCGGCACGCCGCCTGCTACCACGAGGACGTCGCCCCCGCGCTCGCCGAGGAGGGCATCCACCTGGTCCGCTGGAACGAACTGGCCGAGAAGGAGCAGGCGCGCCTGTTCACCCTGTTCCGGCACCAGATCTTCCCGGTCCTCACCCCGCTGGCCGTCGACCCCGCCCACCCGTTCCCGTACATCTCCGGCCTGTCCCTGAACCTGGCCGTCGTCGTGCGCAACCCGGTCAGCGGCCACAAGCACTTCGCACGCGTGAAGGTGCCCCCGCTGCTGTCCCGCTTCCTGGAGAGCTCCCCCGGCCGGTACGTGCCCGTCGAGGACGTCATCGCCGCCCACCTGGAGGAGCTGTTCCCGGGCATGGAGGTGCTGGAGCACCACGCCTTCCGGCTCACCCGCAACGAGGACCTGGAGGTCGAGGAGGACGACGCCGAGAACCTCCTGCAGGCCCTGGAGAAGGAACTGATGCGGCGCCGCTTCGGCCCGCCGGTGCGCCTGGAGGTCGAGGAGTCCATCGACCGGGAGGTGCTGGACCTGCTGGTGCGCGAGCTGAAGATCTCCGAGGCCGAGGTGTACCCGCTGCCGGGCCCGCTCGACCTCACCGGCCTCTTCCGCATCCACAGCCTGGACCGGCCGGAGCTGAAGTACCCGAAGTTCGTCGCCGGCACCCACCGCGACCTGGCCGAGGTGGAGTCGGCGTCCGCGCCGGACATCTTCGCGGCGCTGCGCAAGCGGGACGTGCTGCTGCACCACCCCTACGACTCCTTCTCCACCTCCGTCCAGGCCTTCCTGGAGCAGGCGGCGGCCGACCCGGACGTCCTCGCGATCAAGCAGACCCTGTACCGCACCTCCGGCGACTCCCCGATAGTCGACGCGCTCATCGACGCCGCCGAGTCCGGCAAGCAGGTCCTCGTCCTGGTCGAGATCAAGGCCCGCTTCGACGAGCACGCCAACATCAAGTGGGCCCGCAAGCTGGAGGAGGCCGGCTGCCACGTCGTGTACGGCCTGGTCGGTCTGAAGACCCACTGCAAGCTGTCCCTGGTGGTGCGCCAGGAGGGCGAGACCCTGTGCCGCTACAGCCACGTCGGCACCGGCAACTACCACCCGAAGACGGCCCGCCTGTACGAGGACCTCGGCCTGCTCACCGCCGACCCGCAGGTCGGCGCGGACCTCTCCGACCTGTTCAACCGCCTGTCCGGCTACTCCCGCCGGGAGACCTACCGCCGGCTGCTGGTCGCCCCCAAGTCCCTGCGGGACGGCCTGATCGCGCGGATCGAGAAGGAGGCCCAGCACCACCGTGCCGGCCGCCCCGCCTTCGTCCGCATCAAGGTCAACTCGATGGTCGACGAGGCGGTCATCGACGCCTGCTACCGGGCCTCCCAGGCGGGCGTCCCGGTGGACGTCTGGGTGCGCGGCATCTGCGCGGTCCGGCCGGGCGTCGCGGGCCTGTCGGAGAACATCCGGGTCCGCTCGATCCTCGGCCGGTTCCTGGAGCACTCCCGGGTGTTCGCCTTCGGCAACGGCGGCGAGCCCGAGGTGTGGATCGGCAGCGCCGACATGATGCACCGCAACCTCGACCGCCGGATCGAGGCCCTGGTCCGGGTCACCGACCCCGGCCACCGGGCGGCCCTGAACCGGCTGCTCGACACCGGCATGTCCGACACCACCGCGTCCTGGCACCTCGGCCCCGACGGCGAGTGGACCCGGCACGCGGCCGACGCGGACGGACAGCCCCTGCGCAACGTCCAGGAGATGCTCATAGACGCCCGGAGGCGCCGGCGTGGCACAGCGACACCTTGA
- the mshD gene encoding mycothiol synthase, with translation MSSDDTARPSPSRSVGTHTELTPEQAEAVLGLLAEAARADGQQPVSEQGRLRLRGTAREGVSHLLLTVGGELAGYAQLEDTDPVEPPAAELVVHPAHRGHGHGRALGAALLAASGKRLRVWAHGGHAAARHLAQVLGLTLFRELRQMRRPLSGPELPEPKLPEGVGVRAFVPGEDDAAWLAVNAAAFAHHPEQGSLTQRDLDDRKAEPWFDPAGFFLAERGGELVGFHWTKVHAAEGLGEVYVVGVRPGEQGGGLGRALTAIGLRHLAGLGLPTAMLYVDADNKAAVTVYERLGFTVHETDLMYRTET, from the coding sequence ATGAGCAGCGACGACACCGCACGGCCCTCCCCCTCCCGTTCCGTCGGCACACACACCGAACTGACCCCGGAGCAGGCCGAGGCCGTCCTCGGACTGCTCGCCGAGGCCGCCCGCGCCGACGGGCAGCAGCCGGTGTCCGAGCAGGGCCGGCTGCGGCTGCGCGGCACGGCCCGCGAGGGCGTCTCCCACCTGCTGCTCACCGTCGGCGGCGAACTCGCCGGCTACGCCCAGCTGGAGGACACCGATCCGGTGGAGCCGCCGGCCGCCGAGCTGGTCGTCCACCCGGCCCACCGCGGGCACGGACACGGCCGGGCGCTGGGCGCGGCCCTGCTGGCCGCCTCGGGCAAACGGCTGCGGGTGTGGGCGCACGGCGGGCACGCCGCGGCCCGGCACCTCGCCCAGGTGCTCGGGCTGACCCTGTTCCGCGAACTGCGCCAGATGCGGCGTCCGTTGAGTGGCCCGGAGCTGCCCGAGCCGAAGCTGCCGGAGGGCGTGGGCGTGCGCGCCTTCGTGCCCGGCGAGGACGACGCGGCCTGGCTCGCCGTCAACGCGGCGGCCTTCGCCCACCACCCCGAACAGGGCTCGCTGACCCAGCGGGACCTGGACGACCGCAAGGCCGAGCCGTGGTTCGACCCGGCCGGCTTCTTCCTCGCCGAGCGGGGCGGGGAACTGGTCGGCTTCCACTGGACCAAGGTGCACGCCGCGGAGGGGCTGGGCGAGGTGTACGTCGTCGGCGTCCGGCCCGGCGAGCAGGGCGGCGGCCTGGGCAGGGCGCTGACCGCGATCGGACTGCGCCACCTGGCCGGGCTCGGGCTGCCCACGGCGATGCTCTACGTCGACGCGGACAACAAGGCGGCGGTGACGGTGTACGAGCGGCTGGGGTTCACCGTCCACGAGACCGACCTGATGTACCGCACCGAGACCTGA
- a CDS encoding cell wall metabolism sensor histidine kinase WalK → MRTLVRRYRSLPIRARLAMLVAAAVAFAVAAVSVTCWFIVQQKLYDQLNGDLQQGSQQPQRLTGVLNTLESCPQEPPETDLGGVHNRGNYLQLVKADGTTCVSGNSAGRVRITSADTGVIANAATGEGILRNGTDSDGNAVRVVTVPLTVVTGPDSPPRLYPDTALLVAVPLKSTRDTLNDLALILLLVSGVGVLGAGAAGLAVARTGLRPVDRLTEAVEHVARTEDLNVRIPVDTDSEDEVARLSRSFNSMTASLASSRELQQQLIADAGHELRTPLTSLRTNVELLTRSEETGRPIPAEDRKALLASVKAQMTELGALIGDLQELSRSEGQRGERVQVVALQDTVEAALRRARLRGPELTITADVEPWFVRAEPSALERAVVNILDNAVKFSPGGGTVEVRLTGGALTVRDHGPGIPADELPHVFDRFWRSPSARALPGSGLGLSIVARTVQQAGGEVTLAGAEGGGTVVTVRLPGAPTAPPELP, encoded by the coding sequence GTGAGGACGCTGGTGCGCCGCTACCGCTCCCTGCCGATCCGGGCGCGACTGGCGATGCTGGTGGCGGCGGCGGTGGCGTTCGCCGTGGCGGCGGTCTCGGTGACGTGCTGGTTCATCGTGCAGCAGAAGCTGTACGACCAGCTCAACGGCGACCTGCAGCAGGGCTCGCAGCAGCCCCAGCGGCTGACCGGGGTGCTGAACACGCTCGAGTCGTGCCCGCAGGAACCCCCCGAGACCGACCTCGGCGGCGTCCACAACCGCGGCAACTACCTCCAGCTCGTGAAGGCCGACGGCACCACCTGCGTGTCCGGGAACTCCGCGGGCCGGGTGCGGATCACCTCCGCGGACACCGGGGTCATCGCCAACGCGGCCACCGGCGAAGGCATCCTGCGCAACGGCACCGACTCCGACGGCAACGCCGTGCGCGTGGTGACCGTGCCCCTGACGGTGGTCACGGGACCGGACTCCCCTCCCCGGCTCTACCCGGACACCGCCCTGCTCGTCGCCGTCCCGCTGAAGAGCACCCGGGACACGCTGAACGACCTGGCCCTCATCCTGCTGCTCGTCTCCGGCGTGGGGGTGCTCGGCGCCGGTGCGGCCGGGCTCGCGGTGGCCCGGACGGGACTGCGTCCGGTGGACCGGCTCACGGAGGCCGTCGAGCACGTCGCCCGGACCGAGGACCTGAACGTGCGCATCCCCGTCGACACCGACAGCGAGGACGAGGTGGCCCGCCTCTCGCGCTCCTTCAACTCCATGACGGCCTCCCTGGCCAGCTCCCGCGAGCTCCAGCAGCAGCTGATCGCGGACGCCGGCCACGAACTGCGCACGCCCCTCACCTCCCTGCGCACCAACGTCGAACTGCTCACCCGCAGCGAGGAGACGGGCCGGCCGATCCCCGCGGAGGACCGCAAGGCCCTCCTCGCCTCGGTGAAGGCGCAGATGACGGAACTGGGCGCGCTGATCGGCGACCTGCAGGAGCTGTCCCGGTCGGAGGGGCAGCGGGGCGAGCGGGTCCAGGTGGTGGCGCTCCAGGACACGGTGGAGGCGGCCCTGCGCCGGGCCCGGCTGCGCGGTCCCGAACTGACGATCACGGCGGACGTGGAACCGTGGTTCGTCCGGGCGGAGCCCTCCGCGCTGGAGCGGGCGGTCGTCAACATCCTCGACAACGCGGTGAAGTTCAGTCCCGGGGGCGGCACGGTCGAGGTCCGGCTGACCGGCGGCGCCCTGACGGTCCGCGACCACGGTCCCGGCATCCCCGCCGACGAACTCCCCCACGTCTTCGACCGCTTCTGGCGCTCCCCCAGCGCCCGGGCCCTCCCCGGCTCCGGCCTCGGCCTGTCCATCGTGGCCCGCACGGTCCAGCAGGCGGGCGGCGAGGTCACCCTGGCCGGGGCCGAGGGCGGTGGCACGGTGGTCACGGTCCGCCTTCCGGGCGCCCCCACCGCTCCCCCGGAACTGCCGTAG
- a CDS encoding response regulator transcription factor has translation MSPAEGDRDTQRILIVDDEPAVREALQRSLAFEGYDTRVAVDGADALEKAAAYRPDLVVLDIQMPRMDGLTAARRIRGTGDTTPILMLTARDTVGDRVTGLDAGADDYLVKPFELDELFARIRALLRRSSYAAAVSAQVQEDDALTFADLRMDLATREVTRAGRQVELTRTEFTLLEMFMAHPRQVLTREQILKAVWGFDFEPSSNSLDVYVMYLRRKTEAGGEPRLVHTVRGVGYVLRQGGAE, from the coding sequence ATGAGCCCCGCCGAAGGCGACCGTGACACCCAGCGCATCCTGATCGTCGACGACGAGCCGGCCGTACGCGAGGCGCTGCAGCGCAGCCTCGCCTTCGAGGGGTACGACACCCGGGTCGCCGTCGACGGCGCGGACGCGCTGGAGAAGGCGGCGGCCTACCGGCCGGACCTGGTGGTCCTGGACATCCAGATGCCCCGCATGGACGGCCTGACGGCGGCCCGCCGCATCCGGGGCACCGGCGACACCACCCCGATCCTCATGCTCACCGCCCGCGACACCGTGGGCGACCGGGTGACCGGGCTGGACGCGGGCGCCGACGACTACCTGGTCAAGCCGTTCGAGCTGGACGAGCTGTTCGCCCGCATCCGCGCCCTGCTGCGCCGCAGCTCCTACGCGGCGGCCGTGTCGGCCCAGGTCCAGGAGGACGACGCGCTCACCTTCGCCGACCTGCGCATGGACCTCGCGACACGGGAGGTCACGCGCGCCGGCCGGCAGGTGGAGCTGACCCGGACCGAGTTCACGCTGCTGGAGATGTTCATGGCCCATCCCCGCCAGGTCCTCACCCGCGAGCAGATCCTGAAGGCGGTGTGGGGCTTCGACTTCGAGCCGTCGTCCAACTCCCTGGACGTCTACGTCATGTACCTGCGCCGCAAGACGGAGGCGGGCGGCGAGCCGCGCCTCGTGCACACGGTGCGGGGCGTGGGGTACGTGCTGCGGCAGGGCGGGGCCGAGTGA
- a CDS encoding S1C family serine protease: protein MTERIRRSGEYEDEYDTPQGPYAQQHTHSAPVNPEWPPPPAHQPAAPAAGPEPRRGRRRTRGPIALLAAVALVAAAVGGGTAYAFEELAGKDTAASAATTTNAVPSSKKGDVAAIAAAVSPSVVEITATLADGTSTGSGVVITSGGEIVTNNHVVSGASSVKVRTSDGKSYAAEVVGTDSSKDLALIRARGASGLRVATLGDSSGVQVGDTVVAIGSPEGLTGTVTSGIVSALDRDVTVSTSEGQQQSQDGGGQWPFQFGGRQFNGDTGSSTTTYKAIQTDASLNPGNSGGALIDAGGAVIGINSAMYSSSSQASSSSDAGSIGLGFAIPVNTVKSDLAKLRAGSTS, encoded by the coding sequence ATGACCGAGAGGATCCGCCGCAGCGGCGAGTACGAGGACGAGTACGACACCCCCCAGGGGCCGTACGCCCAGCAGCACACCCACTCCGCTCCCGTGAATCCCGAGTGGCCGCCCCCGCCGGCGCACCAGCCGGCCGCCCCGGCCGCCGGTCCGGAGCCCCGCAGGGGGAGGAGGCGCACCCGGGGCCCGATCGCGCTCCTGGCGGCCGTGGCGCTCGTCGCGGCGGCGGTCGGCGGCGGCACCGCGTACGCCTTCGAGGAACTGGCCGGCAAGGACACGGCCGCCTCGGCCGCCACCACCACCAACGCGGTGCCCTCCAGCAAGAAGGGCGACGTGGCCGCGATCGCCGCCGCGGTCAGCCCGAGCGTGGTCGAGATCACCGCGACCCTCGCCGACGGCACCTCCACCGGATCCGGTGTGGTCATCACCTCCGGCGGTGAGATCGTCACCAACAACCACGTCGTCTCCGGCGCCTCCTCGGTCAAGGTGCGCACCAGCGACGGCAAGAGCTACGCCGCCGAGGTCGTCGGCACCGACAGCTCCAAGGACCTCGCTCTGATCAGGGCCCGGGGTGCCTCCGGCCTGAGGGTCGCCACGCTCGGCGACTCCTCCGGCGTCCAGGTCGGTGACACGGTCGTGGCGATCGGCTCCCCCGAGGGCCTGACCGGCACCGTCACCAGCGGCATCGTCTCCGCGCTCGACCGTGACGTGACCGTCTCCACGAGCGAGGGCCAACAGCAGAGCCAGGACGGCGGGGGGCAGTGGCCGTTCCAGTTCGGCGGCCGGCAGTTCAACGGCGACACCGGCTCCTCCACGACCACGTACAAGGCGATCCAGACGGACGCCTCGCTCAACCCCGGCAACTCCGGGGGCGCGCTGATCGACGCCGGCGGCGCCGTCATCGGCATCAACTCAGCGATGTACTCGTCGAGTTCACAGGCCTCCTCGTCCTCGGACGCGGGCAGCATCGGCCTCGGCTTCGCGATCCCCGTCAACACCGTCAAGTCCGACCTGGCCAAGCTGCGGGCGGGCTCCACCAGCTGA
- a CDS encoding LacI family DNA-binding transcriptional regulator, with amino-acid sequence MAKVTRDDVARLAGTSTAVVSYVINNGPRPVAPATRERVLAAIKELGYRPDRVAQAMASRRTDLIGLIIPDARQPFFGEMAHAVEQAASERGKMVLVGNTDYIGEREVHYLRAFLGMRVSGLILVSHALNDLAAAEIDAWDARVVLLHERPEAIDDVAVVTDDLGGAQLAVRHLLEHGYDYVACMGGTADTPAVGDPVSDHVEGWKRAMAEAGLPTEGRLYEAPYNRYDAYRVALDVLSRPGRPPAFFCSTDDQAIGLLRAARELRIDVPGELAVAGFDDIKEAALADPPLTTVASDRSAMARAAVDLVLDDGLRVAGSRRERLKTFPSRLVVRTSCGCRAQGQVHGPS; translated from the coding sequence GTGGCCAAGGTGACTCGGGATGACGTGGCACGGCTGGCTGGTACCTCCACCGCCGTCGTCAGTTATGTCATCAACAACGGACCCCGGCCGGTCGCCCCGGCCACGCGCGAGCGTGTCCTCGCCGCGATCAAGGAACTGGGGTACCGGCCCGACCGGGTCGCCCAGGCCATGGCCTCGCGGCGCACGGACCTGATAGGTCTGATCATCCCGGACGCCCGCCAGCCCTTCTTCGGGGAGATGGCGCACGCGGTGGAACAGGCCGCCTCCGAGCGCGGGAAGATGGTGCTCGTCGGCAACACCGACTACATCGGTGAACGCGAGGTCCACTACCTGCGGGCCTTCCTCGGCATGCGGGTCTCCGGGCTCATCCTGGTCTCGCACGCGCTGAACGACCTCGCCGCCGCCGAGATCGACGCCTGGGACGCGCGCGTGGTGCTGCTGCACGAGCGCCCGGAGGCCATCGACGACGTCGCCGTCGTCACCGACGACCTGGGCGGCGCCCAGCTCGCCGTGCGCCACCTGCTGGAGCACGGCTACGACTACGTCGCCTGCATGGGCGGCACGGCGGACACGCCCGCCGTCGGCGACCCGGTCTCCGACCACGTCGAGGGCTGGAAGCGGGCGATGGCCGAGGCCGGCCTGCCCACCGAGGGCCGCCTGTACGAGGCGCCGTACAACCGCTACGACGCCTATCGCGTGGCCCTGGACGTCCTGTCCCGCCCCGGTCGGCCGCCCGCCTTCTTCTGCTCCACCGACGACCAGGCGATCGGTCTGCTGCGGGCCGCGCGCGAGCTCCGCATCGACGTGCCCGGCGAGCTGGCGGTGGCCGGGTTCGACGACATCAAGGAGGCGGCGCTCGCCGACCCGCCGCTGACCACGGTCGCCTCGGACCGCTCGGCGATGGCCCGGGCGGCGGTGGACCTCGTCCTGGACGACGGGCTGCGGGTGGCCGGTTCCCGGCGCGAGCGGCTGAAGACGTTCCCGTCCCGGCTGGTGGTGCGCACGTCCTGCGGCTGCAGGGCCCAGGGCCAGGTCCACGGGCCTTCATGA
- a CDS encoding response regulator transcription factor → MSSLLLLTNALQPSTEVLPALGLLLHTVRVAPAEGPALVDTPGADVILVDGRRDLPQVRSLCQLLRSTGPGCPLVLVVTEGGLAAVTADWGIDDVLLDTAGPAEVEARLRLAMGRQQLAGDDSPMEIRNGDLSVDEATYSAKLKGRVLDLTFKEFELLKYLAQHPGRVFTRAQLLQEVWGYDYFGGTRTVDVHVRRLRAKLGPEHESLIGTVRNVGYRFVTPEKGDRATEEAKATTDRAKADKTDTSAVLGASGVPAEA, encoded by the coding sequence ATGAGTTCTCTGCTGCTCCTGACCAACGCCCTCCAGCCGTCGACGGAGGTGCTCCCCGCCCTCGGCCTGCTCCTGCACACCGTGCGGGTGGCACCGGCGGAGGGCCCCGCCCTCGTCGACACACCCGGCGCCGACGTGATCCTCGTCGACGGCCGCCGCGATCTGCCCCAGGTGCGCAGCCTGTGCCAGCTGCTGCGCTCCACCGGCCCCGGCTGTCCGCTGGTCCTCGTCGTCACCGAGGGCGGCCTCGCCGCCGTCACCGCCGACTGGGGCATCGACGACGTGCTGCTCGACACCGCCGGCCCCGCCGAGGTGGAGGCCCGCCTGCGGCTCGCCATGGGCCGGCAGCAGCTCGCCGGCGACGACTCCCCCATGGAGATCCGCAACGGCGACCTCTCCGTGGACGAGGCGACGTACTCGGCCAAGCTCAAGGGCCGGGTGCTCGACCTCACCTTCAAGGAGTTCGAGCTGCTGAAGTACCTCGCGCAGCACCCGGGCCGCGTCTTCACCCGCGCCCAGCTGCTGCAGGAGGTGTGGGGCTACGACTACTTCGGCGGCACCCGCACCGTGGACGTGCACGTACGACGGCTGCGCGCCAAGCTCGGCCCGGAGCACGAGTCGCTGATCGGCACCGTGCGCAACGTCGGTTACCGATTCGTTACCCCCGAGAAGGGCGACCGGGCGACCGAGGAGGCCAAGGCTACGACGGACCGGGCGAAGGCGGACAAGACGGACACTTCCGCCGTCCTGGGCGCCTCCGGGGTGCCCGCGGAGGCGTAG
- a CDS encoding alpha/beta hydrolase, producing the protein MGNSPAGHGTRSTFRPHGETGRGGPIRTFLRTADGIPIDSVYEPGAAVYGNAGSGADASGPPARDLVFAVAHGFTGDADRPHVRRAAAVLARHGAVVTFSFRGHGASGGRSTVGDKEVLDLDAAVRWARGFGHARVAAVGFSMGGSVVLRHAALHPGAVDAVVSVSAPARWYYRGTAPMRRLHWLVTRPAGRLVGRYGLRTRIHHRDWDPVPLSPVEAVPRIAPAPLLVVHGDRDGYFPLDHPRMLADAAGDHGELWVEPGMGHAENAAPDELLDRIGDWAVSRCG; encoded by the coding sequence ATGGGCAACAGTCCGGCAGGTCATGGGACGCGTTCCACCTTTCGTCCGCATGGCGAGACAGGCAGAGGTGGTCCTATCCGGACGTTCCTGCGCACGGCCGATGGGATTCCGATCGATTCCGTATACGAACCGGGTGCGGCCGTATACGGAAACGCCGGTTCCGGTGCGGACGCCTCCGGTCCACCCGCCCGTGACCTGGTGTTCGCCGTCGCCCACGGCTTCACCGGGGACGCAGACCGGCCGCACGTGCGCAGGGCGGCGGCCGTCCTCGCGCGCCACGGCGCCGTCGTCACCTTCTCCTTCCGCGGGCACGGCGCCTCCGGCGGGCGGTCCACGGTCGGCGACAAGGAGGTCCTCGACCTGGACGCGGCGGTCCGGTGGGCGCGCGGCTTCGGGCACGCGCGGGTGGCCGCCGTCGGCTTCTCCATGGGCGGCTCGGTGGTGCTGCGGCACGCGGCCCTGCACCCGGGCGCGGTCGACGCGGTGGTCTCGGTGAGCGCGCCGGCCCGCTGGTACTACCGGGGCACGGCCCCGATGCGCCGCCTGCACTGGCTGGTCACCCGTCCCGCGGGCCGCCTGGTCGGCCGCTACGGCCTGCGCACCCGCATCCACCACCGCGACTGGGACCCCGTGCCGCTGTCCCCGGTCGAGGCCGTCCCGCGGATCGCCCCCGCCCCGCTCCTCGTCGTGCACGGAGACCGCGACGGCTACTTCCCGCTGGACCACCCCCGCATGCTGGCGGACGCCGCCGGTGACCACGGCGAACTGTGGGTGGAGCCGGGCATGGGGCACGCGGAGAACGCGGCACCGGACGAGCTGCTGGACCGGATCGGGGACTGGGCGGTGTCCAGGTGCGGCTAG
- a CDS encoding MoaD/ThiS family protein, giving the protein MPKVTVRYWAAAKAAAGVAEEPYDAASLADALAAVRARHPGELTRVLQRCSFLVDGDPVGTRAHETVRLAEGGTVEVLPPFAGG; this is encoded by the coding sequence ATGCCCAAGGTCACGGTGCGCTACTGGGCCGCCGCCAAGGCCGCGGCCGGGGTCGCCGAGGAGCCGTACGACGCGGCCAGCCTCGCCGACGCGCTCGCCGCCGTGCGCGCGCGACACCCCGGTGAGCTCACCCGCGTGCTGCAGCGATGCTCCTTCCTCGTCGACGGCGATCCCGTCGGGACCCGCGCGCATGAGACGGTACGGCTGGCCGAGGGCGGCACGGTCGAGGTGCTCCCGCCGTTCGCAGGAGGGTGA
- a CDS encoding DUF2993 domain-containing protein — MRALRIVLILVVILGGLFVIADRVAVHFAEGRVADRLRTSEDLAGTPDVDIKGFPFLTQVAGGSLDDVEVGIEDYRASTGTDGETIRVDDLKADLKGVDFSADYSSATAATATGTGTIAYGELLKTAGSEPTQVAPGVTARIVGLSDGGDGKIKVAVEATVLGTRLPQPVYVLSSVAVRNGKVEVHADSLPKLGAVAVAEDRIREITDFRQAVDRLPGGIELDTVRAARDGVEITVKGSNVRLAG; from the coding sequence ATGCGCGCCCTGCGAATCGTCCTGATCCTCGTCGTGATCCTGGGCGGTCTCTTCGTGATCGCGGACCGGGTCGCCGTCCACTTCGCCGAGGGCAGGGTCGCGGACAGGCTGAGGACGAGCGAGGACCTGGCCGGGACCCCGGACGTGGACATCAAGGGCTTCCCGTTCCTGACGCAGGTCGCGGGCGGCTCCCTGGACGACGTCGAGGTCGGCATCGAGGACTACCGGGCGTCCACCGGCACCGACGGCGAGACGATCCGTGTCGACGACCTGAAGGCCGACCTGAAGGGCGTCGACTTCTCCGCCGACTACAGCTCGGCCACCGCGGCCACCGCGACCGGCACCGGGACGATCGCCTACGGCGAGCTGCTGAAGACCGCCGGGTCCGAGCCGACCCAGGTCGCCCCGGGCGTGACCGCCCGGATCGTCGGCCTGTCCGACGGCGGCGACGGCAAGATCAAGGTCGCCGTCGAGGCCACCGTCCTCGGGACCAGGCTGCCCCAGCCGGTCTACGTGCTCAGCTCGGTCGCCGTGCGGAACGGCAAGGTCGAGGTACACGCCGACTCCCTGCCCAAGCTCGGCGCCGTCGCCGTCGCCGAGGACCGCATCCGCGAGATCACGGACTTCCGGCAGGCCGTCGACCGGCTCCCCGGCGGCATCGAGCTGGACACGGTGCGGGCCGCGCGGGACGGCGTGGAGATCACGGTGAAGGGTTCGAACGTCCGGCTCGCGGGGTAG
- a CDS encoding Ms5788A family Cys-rich leader peptide, whose product MQCRSSVLRSRGQADLTKRRAVDLCRVAAMLCRPF is encoded by the coding sequence ATGCAGTGTCGATCGAGCGTCCTCCGGTCGCGGGGACAGGCGGATCTCACGAAGCGGCGGGCAGTGGACCTGTGCCGCGTAGCCGCCATGCTCTGTCGCCCCTTCTGA